A section of the Acropora muricata isolate sample 2 chromosome 4, ASM3666990v1, whole genome shotgun sequence genome encodes:
- the LOC136913692 gene encoding uncharacterized protein → MRCDGRLKYAEFLPQDARFPIILPRKNCVTKLIVRHYHEKNNHAGGTNQLLAALSTRFWIISGREEIREWEKECNECQRRKAKAGKQIMAPLPQIRLRFSLRAFAQTAVDYGGPFITVQGRRTRRQKRYLCLFTCLATRAAHLEMAYALDTDSFLNAFYRMVNRRGLPKEMLSDNGGNFVGGHKELSDLVKELDQDKIVKSTANQGIKWKFNPPHAPHFGGAHEIMIKGAKRAIYAILGNADITDEELMTAFTGAEALVNSRPLTYQSANPEDDMPLTPNHFLFGQVGGQFAPESVDETTFNPKKRWRRVQELVRHFWHRWIREWLPALNVRRKWLTVERDIQVDDVVLVMSPKTPRGHWPLGRIVDIYPGKDGHVRVAKVQVGREELLRPITKLCQLELS, encoded by the coding sequence CAATCACGCGGGTGGAACAAATCAACTGCTGGCGGCCTTATCAACTCGCTTCTGGATCATTTCTGGTCGTGAAGAGATTCGGGAATGGGAAAAGGAGTGCAACGAATGCCAAAGAAGAAAAGCTAAAGCTGGAAAACAGATTATGGCTCCTCTCCCACAGATCAGACTTCGATTTTCGTTGAGAGCTTTCGCACAGACTGCCGTGGATTATGGTGGACCATTTATCACTGTGCAGGGAAGAAGGACACGTCGACAGAAACGCTACTTGTGTTTATTTACCTGCTTGGCAACCAGAGCAGCCCATCTGGAAATGGCCTATGCACTTGACACGGACTCGTTTCTGAATGCTTTCTACAGAATGGTCAATCGCAGGGGGCTTCCAAAAGAGATGTTATCTGACAATGGAGGTAACTTCGTTGGAGGACATAAGGAGTTGAGCGATTTGGTCAAAGAGCTTGATCAAGACAAGATTGTTAAATCCACCGCAAACCAAGGAATCAAATGGAAGTTTAATCCCCCACATGCGCCTCATTTCGGAGGTGCCCACGAAATTATGATCAAGGGTGCAAAGCGAGCAATATACGCAATCCTGGGTAATGCAGACATCACAGATGAAGAGTTAATGACGGCTTTTACTGGAGCGGAGGCACTTGTGAACTCCAGACCACTGACTTATCAATCAGCTAACCCTGAAGATGACATGCCACTGACGCCGAATCATTTCCTCTTTGGTCAGGTTGGAGGACAATTTGCACCAGAATCAGTAGATGAGACCACATTCAACCCAAAGAAACGGTGGAGAAGAGTCCAGGAATTAGTTAGACATTTCTGGCATCGTTGGATTCGGGAGTGGTTACCTGCTCTCAACGTTAGAAGAAAGTGGTTAACTGTTGAACGAGACATTCAAGTTGACGACGTTGTACTAGTCATGTCACCCAAGACACCACGAGGGCACTGGCCTCTTGGTCGAATTGTCGACATTTACCCAGGCAAAGATGGACACGTAAGGGTGGCAAAGGTTCAAGTGGGAAGAGAAGAACTCCTGAGACCCATTACCAAGTTATGCCAGCTTGAATTGTCTTGA